GCTACCTTAGGGAGATTCGGCTATTGATGTCGATAGCAGAGGTCAAAGGAATGGCTCATATCACTGGCGGCGGGCTAGTGGACAATTTGCCGCGAGTGTTGCCGAAGGGCTTATGCGCTAGGATTGAGCTAGGGACTTGGGAAGTGCCTGAAATTTTTAAGCTTTTGATAAGAATCGGTAACTTAGATCAATCTGAGGCTTTTCAGGCTTTCAATATGGGGATAGGGATAGTGGTGGTAGTTTCTCCCGAAGACGAAAAATTAGTGCTTGGAGAACTAACTGGAAGCCGCAGGATTGGGGAGGTAGTTAGGTCTCAGATGCGTAAGCCTAGGGTGATATTAATATGAAAAATCAGAACCCGTATTTAGCTCCGATGATAAGATTGTGTGTATCCAGAGGCTTGAACTCGGCTTTCACTCCTTCGTTAAATCGTGCTGTCGGACAATATAAGTATTTGTATTCTCCCGTGATTGACCAGTCTTGATTGAGATCGTATTCAAGGCCCACTACAGGCATGATAACGGGGGCAGCATGGGTGCCGTTACCAAATATCGGAAAATGCAAGGCTGAGGAAACTAGATCGCGTGTTTTGTATAAGGCCATGCCTCCACCGATGCCGACATAGGGCATCCAGGAGTTTATTCTGTATTTTCCGAGAAATTTTGCCATAATGTAATGTATTTCGCCAACAGATATTTCGCCGCTTGTGACTTGGTTTCCAAAATTGTCATGTGTGGTGTAGTGTTGGGTTAGACTTTTATCCTGATATAGGTATTCCAGTCCTATTGAATACCCCAAACCTCTATCGCTGATCGAGCTGTCATAGCCGACACCGGCCATGCCTACTAAGGCAATGTCGGAGTCTACTCTACCAAATCTTGCGGTGAGAGAATTTCCATGGTAAGAGGCCGCACTTACATTGCTGAAAGCATCTTTATCCACTCGTGCAATAGATCCTGAACTTGTGCTTCCTAAGACTCCACCTATGCCAAGGGTTACATATATTCTTCCTTCTCGCATGTCTTCCTTGATAACAACGCGCGGATTTTCCCCCATGTATAAGTCCTCGTGTAGATCTTTAGGATCATACATCTCTTTGGGATCACGAGCTGTAGTTTGAGAGGTCTTGGTAACCTTTCGAGGCTTTTGATTGTGTGTTAAGTTACTCAGTGAAGGGGCGGGTGATTTTTTTTCTTGAGATGGTTGAGAAACAGTCCTTTTTAGAGATGAATCGGGAGCCGCGGCAGCGCTTGAGGTTGTTGAAGGGTTTGAGACTGAAGATTTTGGCTTAGATGCCACGTCTTTCTGAGACTCATCAAACGAGGGATTTTTTCTTCTGGCTGCTTGTTCCCTGATATTTCTAAACTCAGGGTCAAATAAGGAATTTTCTTGAGCGATACCGCTTTTCTTGTTGCTAGAGGTGTTAGAAGTTAAAAAATCACTATCAAAAAGAGGAACGTCACCATGTATGGTATCTGTTCCTTGCGCATAAAGAATGGATTTTGAAAAACCTAACAGAGCTCCCACAATCAGAAATAAGAAAAATCTCATTGAAAAATTTAATTTTGATTTTCACGAAAAGTCAAACGCTATTTTCAGTTTCATAGGCTTTAGCGACACGTAAATACCTGTCATTTTTTACTAGCCTTATCTCCTCTCATAGGCTCTCATCGCATCTGGAGTCATAAAGAAAATTAAGTTTTCTTCATAATTGACTCGCGCAAATAGCTTTTTGTCGCTTCGTAAGTAGGTCGCTTCTGATACTTTTTTCTCAACTAGGTTCCAATCCAAACCGTTACTCAAATCTGTCATAATTTTCTTCATATATGCTTCTACGTTATTTGTTATAGCTTTTCTTGCTTTAGAAGCCAAAGCATAAATCATTAGGCGTGAACGCCCTAACTCATCATAAAACACAGTGATGTGGAAAGGAGCGCTTTCGAAGACATCCTGTCCACCGACTGACAAAGCCGGCCCGTAACGGGCCTTAAGCTGTTCTCGCGTTTCCCCAATCTGAGCAGACAGTAAACAAGGGAAACACCAGACCAACCCTACCTTGATCAATGTGCTAATGCGTTGCAGCATGAGCACCGTAGACTTTCACAGGATCAAACACCTTCTCGTGAATTGTAAACTCTAACTCATCCTTCGACCCATCCAATAGTCTTCTATAAAAACAGCTTCTGTATCCC
This genomic interval from Candidatus Methylacidiphilales bacterium contains the following:
- a CDS encoding porin family protein, yielding MRFFLFLIVGALLGFSKSILYAQGTDTIHGDVPLFDSDFLTSNTSSNKKSGIAQENSLFDPEFRNIREQAARRKNPSFDESQKDVASKPKSSVSNPSTTSSAAAAPDSSLKRTVSQPSQEKKSPAPSLSNLTHNQKPRKVTKTSQTTARDPKEMYDPKDLHEDLYMGENPRVVIKEDMREGRIYVTLGIGGVLGSTSSGSIARVDKDAFSNVSAASYHGNSLTARFGRVDSDIALVGMAGVGYDSSISDRGLGYSIGLEYLYQDKSLTQHYTTHDNFGNQVTSGEISVGEIHYIMAKFLGKYRINSWMPYVGIGGGMALYKTRDLVSSALHFPIFGNGTHAAPVIMPVVGLEYDLNQDWSITGEYKYLYCPTARFNEGVKAEFKPLDTHNLIIGAKYGF